One window of the Propionispora vibrioides genome contains the following:
- a CDS encoding ArsB/NhaD family transporter gives MENQAMLALGVFLVTYALIISEKIHRTVVAMLGGLAMVLLGIVDYETAVHHIDFNTLGLLVGMMIMVAITGQTGIFRYIAIYAAKRVKCRPVPILIVLAVITALFSALLDNVTTVLLMVPVTLTLTQRLNIKPEPYLITLIISSNIGGTATLIGDPPNIMIGSAVRELTFLAFIHNLAPVALAILFVTIILLILFYRKQLVTDERHKLALLQLNEKEELVDPALLVKCLSVLGVTLAGFLGHQALHLESSTVALSGAFVLLLLTAKTEHAVEVALEKIEWPTIFFFLGLFVLVSGLMETGIIDGVARYAIEVTGGSPALSAMLILWLSAIASAFVDNIPFVATMIPLIQNMGQLGIANMEPLWWSLALGACLGGNGSLIGASANLIVAGLAAQQGYPLSFRRFLTIGFPLMLLSIVIANGYIYLRYLSHL, from the coding sequence ATGGAAAACCAGGCAATGCTCGCTTTGGGCGTATTCTTAGTAACCTATGCTTTGATAATTTCGGAAAAAATCCACCGTACGGTGGTTGCCATGCTTGGCGGACTGGCGATGGTGCTATTAGGTATTGTCGATTATGAGACGGCCGTTCATCATATAGATTTTAATACATTAGGTTTACTGGTGGGGATGATGATTATGGTGGCCATTACCGGGCAAACGGGAATCTTCCGTTATATTGCCATATATGCCGCGAAAAGGGTAAAATGCCGGCCGGTACCGATTCTAATCGTTTTAGCGGTGATTACAGCACTCTTTTCCGCGCTGCTGGACAATGTGACGACGGTACTGCTCATGGTCCCGGTGACACTGACACTGACCCAGCGGCTGAACATCAAGCCTGAACCGTACTTGATTACCCTGATTATAAGCTCCAATATCGGCGGGACGGCGACTCTTATCGGTGATCCGCCCAATATCATGATCGGCAGTGCCGTAAGGGAACTGACCTTTTTGGCTTTTATCCATAATCTGGCCCCGGTTGCTCTGGCCATTTTATTTGTCACGATCATTCTCTTGATATTGTTTTATCGTAAGCAGTTGGTAACTGACGAACGGCATAAACTGGCCTTGCTGCAACTAAATGAGAAGGAAGAATTGGTTGATCCGGCACTGCTTGTCAAATGTTTGTCTGTATTAGGTGTTACATTGGCCGGTTTTCTGGGCCATCAGGCATTGCATCTGGAATCATCGACCGTGGCGCTAAGTGGTGCCTTTGTCTTGCTGTTGCTTACCGCCAAAACCGAGCATGCTGTTGAAGTGGCGCTGGAGAAAATTGAATGGCCAACTATTTTTTTCTTCTTAGGTCTCTTTGTGTTGGTTTCCGGGTTGATGGAAACAGGCATTATTGACGGCGTGGCCCGGTATGCCATCGAGGTGACTGGTGGCAGCCCGGCATTGTCAGCTATGCTGATTCTATGGCTGAGTGCCATTGCTTCGGCTTTCGTGGACAATATTCCTTTTGTGGCGACTATGATTCCCTTGATTCAGAATATGGGGCAACTGGGCATTGCCAATATGGAGCCGTTGTGGTGGAGTTTGGCTCTGGGGGCCTGCCTGGGTGGCAACGGCAGTTTAATTGGGGCAAGCGCCAATCTGATCGTTGCCGGTCTGGCGGCGCAGCAGGGCTATCCGCTTTCCTTCCGGCGGTTTTTAACGATCGGCTTTCCGCTGATGCTTTTATCTATCGTTATAGCAAATGGCTATATCTACCTGCGGTATTTGTCGCACCTGTAA
- a CDS encoding ArsB/NhaD family transporter — protein sequence MAAYCRQRRNHLLSEFSFWSSIAIFIIVYALIIGEQFHRMTVALTGGLLMLLTGFISQETALKEAIDFNTLGLLIGMMLLVTITRRTGVFEAIAIWAAHITGGYPLRLLALLSLITALASAFLDNVTTVLLTVPITLTLTDKLEINPLPFLISEIIASNIGGTATLIGDPPNIMIGSAAGLDFNSFLLQLAPISLLILLVTIGLLLLIYRQELQTTEENRLALLALNYRDEIKDQALLRKSLAVLSLTILAFMLHGTLHLESATVALTGAVVLLLISREEPEDVLLHVEWPTIFFFIGLFVLVGGLKATGVISALAKWSLTLTQGDILQTSLLVLWVSAIASAFIDNIPFVATMIPLLKEMGQLGGLALDPVWWSLALGACLGGNGTLIGASANVIVAGIAEKNGVLLSFRTYFKVAFPLMLVSILLSHLYIWLRYF from the coding sequence ATGGCCGCTTATTGCCGCCAAAGGAGGAATCATCTGTTGTCTGAGTTTTCTTTCTGGAGCTCCATTGCTATTTTTATAATTGTCTATGCCTTGATTATCGGGGAACAGTTTCACCGCATGACCGTGGCGCTGACCGGCGGCCTGCTTATGCTGCTGACAGGATTTATAAGCCAGGAAACGGCGCTCAAGGAAGCAATTGATTTTAACACACTGGGCCTGTTGATCGGTATGATGCTATTGGTCACCATTACCCGCCGGACAGGCGTGTTTGAGGCCATTGCCATTTGGGCAGCCCACATCACCGGCGGCTATCCGCTCCGTCTGCTGGCTCTGTTGTCGCTGATCACGGCGCTGGCCTCCGCTTTTTTAGATAATGTCACTACCGTGCTGCTTACTGTTCCGATTACATTGACCCTGACCGACAAACTGGAGATCAACCCGCTGCCCTTTCTGATTTCCGAGATTATCGCTTCCAATATTGGCGGAACGGCAACCCTCATCGGGGATCCGCCCAACATTATGATCGGCAGTGCAGCCGGCCTTGATTTCAACTCGTTTCTGCTGCAGCTGGCGCCTATCAGCCTGCTCATTTTACTCGTCACGATCGGGCTGCTGCTGTTGATCTATCGTCAGGAACTGCAGACGACGGAAGAGAACCGCCTTGCCCTGCTGGCGCTTAATTACCGGGATGAAATTAAGGACCAGGCCCTGCTCCGAAAATCCCTGGCTGTCCTCAGCCTGACCATTCTTGCCTTTATGCTGCACGGTACACTGCACCTGGAATCGGCCACCGTTGCCCTGACCGGTGCCGTCGTCCTGCTGCTCATCAGCCGGGAAGAACCGGAAGATGTCCTGTTACACGTAGAGTGGCCTACTATATTTTTCTTTATTGGCCTATTTGTGCTGGTTGGCGGCTTGAAAGCCACCGGTGTGATCAGTGCGCTGGCTAAGTGGAGCCTAACCCTGACCCAGGGGGACATTCTGCAAACCTCCCTGCTGGTCCTCTGGGTCTCAGCCATCGCCTCAGCCTTTATTGACAATATCCCTTTTGTCGCTACCATGATCCCTCTGCTGAAAGAAATGGGCCAACTAGGCGGCCTTGCCCTCGACCCGGTGTGGTGGTCACTGGCCCTGGGCGCTTGCCTGGGTGGCAACGGTACACTGATTGGCGCCTCGGCTAATGTCATCGTGGCCGGCATAGCCGAAAAGAACGGCGTGCTTCTTTCCTTCCGAACGTATTTCAAGGTGGCTTTTCCGCTCATGCTGGTATCTATTCTGCTTTCTCATCTCTACATCTGGCTCCGCTATTTTTAA
- the hprK gene encoding HPr(Ser) kinase/phosphatase, which yields MKKELLVKDIIEPCGLEIISGTDYLDRPVRVPDINRPGLMLAGYLKYFEHQRIQVIGMAEMAFLESLGETLATECWKTLTGLEIPCVIITRGKSLPEHWLKLAEEAHLAVLRTLQPTTRFIGRLTDYLERRLAPSITIHGVFVDVHGIGTLITGDSGIGKSETALELIKRGHRLVADDAVVVTRVAENNLVGRAPEMIRHLMEIRGLGILDIKTLFGIRAVRLFQDINLTIHLEEWQHGKYYDRLGIDDERTEILGVSIPKTIIPVRPGRNLAGIVEVAAMNYRLKTLGFHSAQDFVNRQAELQEQGLVDTDEVNDFTHGLW from the coding sequence ATGAAGAAGGAATTGCTTGTCAAAGACATAATTGAACCTTGCGGGCTGGAGATAATCAGCGGTACCGATTATCTGGACCGTCCGGTACGGGTGCCGGACATCAACCGGCCCGGACTGATGCTGGCCGGATATTTAAAGTATTTTGAGCACCAGCGGATTCAGGTCATTGGCATGGCTGAAATGGCCTTCCTGGAATCATTGGGTGAGACGCTGGCCACCGAATGCTGGAAGACGCTTACCGGTCTGGAGATTCCCTGTGTGATTATTACGCGGGGCAAGTCGCTGCCGGAGCATTGGCTTAAACTGGCGGAAGAGGCTCACCTGGCCGTGTTGCGCACGTTGCAGCCGACCACCCGGTTTATTGGCCGGTTGACCGATTATCTGGAACGTCGCCTGGCGCCCAGCATTACCATTCACGGTGTGTTTGTCGATGTTCATGGTATTGGTACGCTCATTACCGGCGACAGCGGCATTGGTAAGAGCGAAACGGCGCTGGAGCTGATTAAGCGCGGTCATCGGCTGGTGGCCGATGATGCCGTGGTGGTGACCCGCGTGGCGGAGAATAATCTGGTCGGCCGGGCGCCGGAGATGATCCGTCATCTTATGGAAATTCGCGGCTTGGGAATTTTGGACATCAAGACGCTGTTCGGCATCCGGGCGGTTCGCCTGTTCCAGGATATCAATCTGACTATTCATCTGGAAGAGTGGCAGCACGGCAAGTATTATGATCGCCTGGGGATCGACGATGAACGGACGGAAATTTTGGGCGTGTCCATACCGAAAACCATTATCCCCGTTCGGCCCGGGCGAAATCTGGCCGGTATTGTGGAAGTGGCGGCGATGAACTACCGGCTGAAAACACTCGGCTTTCACTCGGCCCAAGATTTTGTCAATCGCCAGGCCGAACTGCAGGAACAGGGACTGGTTGATACCGATGAGGTAAATGATTTTACCCATGGGTTATGGTAG
- a CDS encoding HPr family phosphocarrier protein, protein MTRKCVEIIRRNTLYPRHAAAFARAAGRFVCEVTAISGDYRVDGKSILGLISLEPQIGMTIIIEADGEDEQVAVEILAKILEGYY, encoded by the coding sequence GTGACAAGAAAATGTGTGGAGATTATAAGACGCAATACTCTTTATCCACGCCATGCGGCAGCGTTTGCCAGAGCGGCAGGACGCTTTGTCTGCGAAGTGACAGCGATCAGCGGCGATTACAGGGTTGACGGAAAAAGCATCTTAGGGCTGATATCACTGGAACCTCAGATTGGTATGACCATTATTATCGAGGCCGACGGCGAGGATGAGCAGGTCGCCGTGGAAATTCTGGCTAAAATACTGGAAGGATATTACTGA
- a CDS encoding adenylosuccinate synthase produces MSATVVIGTQWGDEGKGKIVDYLAERADVVVRYQGGNNAGHTVVVGDQEFKLHLLPSGILYNGKTCVIGNGVVVDPKVMLEEIKSMQAKGIDTSSLKLSNRAHLIMPYHRLLDEVEETSRGDFKIGTTKRGIGPCYMDKNARSGIRVCDLLEPEEFKEKLARNLEAKNHLLKAVYNTDGFDFAEVLKEYQEYAEQLRPYVADTSAILHESIKAGQKVLFEGAQATLLDLDHGTFPYVTSSHPIAGGACIGAGVGPSKISKVVGVVKAYTTRVGEGPFPTELHDATGDLIREEGHEYGTTTGRPRRCGWLDACIIRYAGYVSGIDYMAITRLDILDKLPMVKVCVAYKYNGKIINEFPASLNVLSRVEPVYEELPGWQQPTSHIRSYEDLPLNARRYVERLSEVSGIAIGLVSVGPGREQTMILADMF; encoded by the coding sequence ATGTCAGCAACAGTTGTAATTGGAACGCAATGGGGAGACGAAGGGAAAGGAAAAATCGTCGACTATTTAGCCGAAAGAGCGGATGTGGTTGTTCGCTATCAGGGGGGCAATAATGCCGGACACACCGTTGTGGTAGGGGATCAGGAGTTTAAGCTGCATTTACTGCCGTCAGGCATACTATATAATGGTAAAACTTGTGTCATTGGCAATGGCGTGGTGGTTGACCCCAAGGTTATGCTGGAAGAAATAAAAAGCATGCAGGCCAAAGGAATTGATACCAGCAGCCTAAAGCTGTCCAACCGGGCTCATTTAATCATGCCTTATCATCGCCTGCTGGATGAAGTGGAGGAAACTTCCCGCGGCGACTTTAAAATCGGCACAACCAAGCGCGGTATTGGTCCCTGCTATATGGATAAAAATGCCCGCAGTGGCATCCGGGTTTGCGATTTGCTGGAGCCGGAGGAATTCAAAGAAAAGCTGGCCCGCAATCTGGAGGCCAAGAATCATTTACTGAAAGCAGTATATAATACGGACGGATTTGACTTTGCCGAGGTGCTTAAGGAATACCAGGAGTATGCCGAACAATTGCGTCCGTATGTCGCCGATACGTCGGCTATTTTGCATGAATCCATTAAAGCCGGCCAGAAAGTGCTGTTTGAAGGCGCCCAGGCTACCTTGCTTGATCTGGACCATGGCACCTTTCCTTATGTGACTTCATCGCATCCGATTGCCGGCGGTGCCTGCATCGGAGCCGGCGTAGGCCCGAGCAAAATCAGCAAGGTTGTCGGTGTGGTGAAAGCCTATACCACCCGAGTTGGCGAAGGGCCGTTCCCGACCGAGCTGCATGATGCAACAGGTGATCTGATCCGGGAGGAAGGCCATGAATACGGCACTACTACCGGTCGCCCCCGTCGCTGCGGCTGGCTGGATGCCTGCATCATCCGCTATGCGGGCTATGTCAGCGGCATTGACTATATGGCGATTACCCGCCTGGATATCCTGGATAAACTGCCTATGGTTAAAGTTTGTGTAGCCTATAAATATAACGGGAAAATTATTAATGAGTTTCCGGCTAGTCTGAACGTGCTGTCCCGGGTGGAACCGGTTTATGAGGAATTGCCTGGCTGGCAGCAGCCAACGTCCCATATTCGCTCGTATGAAGACCTGCCGCTTAATGCCCGTCGCTATGTAGAACGGCTGAGTGAGGTTAGCGGTATTGCCATCGGTTTGGTTTCGGTCGGTCCCGGCCGGGAACAGACGATGATATTGGCAGATATGTTTTAA
- a CDS encoding FMN-binding glutamate synthase family protein, translated as MQSILAYVQTFLPPVSWFIQLLLALLLIAVLGLLLGKPVMRYVINRVVDDASAKILSDEYDENVAELLPSLKRFSVINIIELSLRAETGKVITRPLGTPKHYPEFDNLLFSPQQMTRFTLPVSTNIDMAVTLGCNAKKPLKLKIPLIIGSMAYGLALSEEAKVALATASKRLGTALGSGEGPFLPEEADAAGKFILQICRWSWGLRTNEQIAAADMLEIAMGQGADVGTAPIISADIEGRARELGGLAPDETAISLPAPPGVHSPADWPAFIKKLRQRAEGKPIALKLMATDRLEEELAVAISLGVDVICLDGAGGGSHAVAPIKQDNFSIPILYALVRAKRYLAGTKISLMVGGGLYTPGHCLKALALGADAVVLGTVPLFALVHNQATKAIPWEPPTALVYYNSQTKDKFDLCQGATSVTNVFTSMVLEMEEAMRALGKSSLNQLTPDDLVALDSLTADLTGVKKVTDTCTPRPPSNIGRTTLHGQPNRFAERQQYTALLNQMRQSIQQAKKTAARLESMRERLRSYLE; from the coding sequence ATGCAAAGTATTTTGGCCTATGTTCAAACCTTTCTTCCGCCGGTCTCCTGGTTTATCCAATTGCTACTGGCACTCCTTCTCATAGCGGTTCTTGGCCTTTTGCTGGGAAAACCGGTCATGCGCTATGTCATAAACCGGGTTGTCGACGATGCCAGCGCAAAGATACTCTCCGACGAGTATGACGAAAATGTTGCCGAACTGCTTCCCTCATTAAAACGTTTTTCTGTAATCAATATCATCGAACTAAGTTTACGGGCCGAAACCGGCAAGGTTATAACCAGGCCGCTAGGAACACCAAAACATTACCCCGAGTTTGACAACCTTCTATTTTCACCACAGCAAATGACCCGCTTCACTCTGCCGGTAAGCACCAACATCGATATGGCCGTAACACTGGGTTGTAACGCAAAGAAACCGCTTAAACTAAAAATTCCTTTGATAATTGGCTCCATGGCCTACGGTCTTGCTCTAAGCGAAGAAGCAAAAGTAGCATTAGCTACCGCCAGCAAACGATTAGGGACTGCACTTGGATCTGGCGAAGGTCCCTTCCTACCTGAAGAAGCTGACGCCGCCGGCAAATTTATCCTGCAAATTTGCCGCTGGTCCTGGGGACTGCGGACAAATGAACAAATTGCCGCCGCCGACATGCTGGAAATAGCCATGGGGCAAGGGGCCGATGTCGGTACCGCACCAATCATCTCCGCTGATATTGAAGGACGGGCCCGGGAACTCGGTGGGCTGGCCCCCGACGAAACAGCCATTTCCCTGCCGGCACCGCCGGGTGTACACTCTCCGGCCGACTGGCCTGCTTTTATAAAGAAACTACGCCAGCGCGCCGAGGGAAAGCCTATTGCCTTAAAACTGATGGCCACCGATCGCCTGGAGGAAGAACTGGCCGTTGCCATTTCCTTGGGAGTTGATGTAATCTGCCTGGACGGAGCCGGCGGGGGATCACACGCCGTAGCACCTATCAAGCAGGACAATTTTTCTATTCCTATCCTATACGCGCTGGTGCGGGCCAAACGGTATTTAGCGGGAACCAAAATCAGCCTCATGGTCGGCGGCGGACTGTATACCCCCGGTCACTGCCTCAAAGCGCTGGCACTGGGGGCCGATGCGGTGGTATTAGGTACTGTTCCACTCTTTGCCCTGGTACACAATCAGGCTACCAAGGCGATTCCCTGGGAACCGCCCACCGCACTGGTCTACTACAATTCACAAACCAAGGATAAGTTCGACCTCTGCCAGGGGGCCACCAGTGTAACCAATGTATTTACTTCCATGGTACTGGAAATGGAAGAGGCCATGCGAGCTTTGGGCAAGTCCTCGTTAAACCAGCTTACTCCCGACGATCTAGTCGCCTTGGATTCGCTTACGGCCGACCTTACAGGAGTGAAAAAGGTAACCGATACCTGTACGCCCCGCCCCCCTTCCAACATCGGCCGAACGACACTCCACGGCCAGCCAAATCGCTTTGCCGAACGTCAGCAGTACACCGCATTGCTGAATCAAATGCGCCAATCCATCCAGCAGGCAAAAAAAACCGCCGCCCGCCTGGAAAGCATGCGGGAACGGCTCCGGTCTTATCTGGAGTAG
- a CDS encoding heavy metal translocating P-type ATPase: protein MEKTTILEKNETQSCCGHGHDHAHGGHTKDYMIITVTALLTGGYWSGLLPSIAGVDTALIAAILCGYPIVREAIRAICQRGDTKVGLLVSIAILASLAIGEYFAAAEVALIMTIGELLEHMTLEKANLALQKLAGLAPLKARLLKDGVEQEIAAEAVQVGDQLLVKPGDKIPVDGLVTAGYASVDQSAITGESIPLERREGDTVFGGTLATSGSIELVATKVGQDTALGHIINMVREAQESKAPIARMIDRWANWFVPLSLTIALLVYLVTGDIVRGVTILIVFCPCAMLLSTPTAVAAAIGAAARRGILIKGGEVLESAGRIDTILFDKTGTITIGKPQVKAVRCFGSRDRAFILGIAAGIEKRSEHHLAKAILQAAAEEDILPVEPDNWRPVIGQGIIAGYEGIGYLLGNKALLTGRDIGLTAEQAAYCDAEQALGGTVVFLVEGDAVVGMLVIEDPIRQEAAEVLSALYPKQVAGLVMLTGDAAAAGHAIGSRLNIPVIHGDLLPGDKVNFIKEYQAAGGKVAMIGDGINDAPALVKADIGIAMGCTGTDIAIEAADIALLSDDLRKIPEAIQVSRRAYKTIGQNIIVANLINIVAIGFAAVGILGPVAAAIVHNAGSILVVLNSARLLRSAETANVA, encoded by the coding sequence GTGGAGAAAACAACTATATTAGAAAAAAATGAGACCCAGTCATGCTGTGGTCATGGCCACGACCATGCTCATGGCGGCCATACTAAGGATTATATGATTATAACCGTGACGGCGCTGCTGACCGGCGGTTACTGGTCCGGGCTGCTGCCCAGCATCGCGGGTGTAGATACGGCCCTGATAGCCGCCATACTCTGCGGCTATCCGATCGTCAGGGAAGCCATCCGGGCCATCTGCCAGCGGGGTGATACCAAGGTGGGGCTGTTGGTCAGCATTGCCATCCTTGCTTCGCTTGCTATCGGTGAATATTTTGCCGCCGCCGAAGTAGCGCTGATTATGACGATCGGCGAGCTGCTGGAGCATATGACGTTGGAGAAAGCCAATTTGGCGCTCCAGAAGCTGGCCGGACTGGCGCCGCTTAAGGCGCGCCTGTTAAAAGACGGTGTGGAGCAGGAGATTGCCGCCGAAGCCGTGCAGGTTGGCGATCAGCTGCTGGTTAAACCGGGGGATAAAATTCCCGTTGACGGTCTGGTTACTGCCGGTTATGCCTCGGTGGATCAATCGGCGATCACCGGCGAATCCATTCCACTGGAGCGGCGGGAGGGAGATACAGTTTTTGGCGGTACCCTGGCAACGTCAGGCAGTATCGAACTGGTGGCTACCAAGGTCGGGCAGGATACGGCGCTGGGGCATATTATCAATATGGTCAGGGAAGCCCAGGAAAGCAAGGCGCCGATTGCCCGGATGATTGACCGCTGGGCCAACTGGTTTGTGCCGCTTAGTTTGACGATTGCCTTATTGGTCTATCTGGTGACAGGCGACATTGTCCGGGGTGTTACCATTCTGATTGTTTTTTGTCCCTGCGCCATGCTGCTCAGTACGCCTACCGCTGTTGCCGCCGCTATTGGCGCGGCTGCCCGGCGGGGGATTTTGATCAAGGGTGGCGAGGTCCTGGAATCGGCCGGACGGATTGATACCATTTTGTTTGACAAAACCGGCACGATTACGATCGGCAAGCCTCAGGTAAAGGCGGTCCGCTGTTTCGGTAGCCGCGACCGGGCCTTTATATTGGGGATAGCGGCCGGTATTGAAAAACGCTCGGAGCACCATTTGGCCAAGGCCATCCTGCAGGCAGCCGCAGAGGAAGACATTCTGCCGGTCGAGCCGGATAACTGGCGCCCGGTTATTGGGCAGGGAATTATCGCCGGTTATGAAGGGATTGGCTATCTATTAGGTAATAAGGCTTTGTTAACTGGCCGTGATATCGGACTAACCGCCGAACAGGCTGCCTATTGCGACGCGGAACAGGCCTTGGGAGGTACGGTGGTTTTCCTGGTGGAAGGTGACGCGGTGGTGGGCATGCTGGTCATTGAAGACCCTATTCGCCAGGAGGCGGCCGAGGTGCTTAGTGCCTTGTATCCTAAGCAGGTTGCCGGTTTGGTCATGCTGACAGGCGATGCTGCCGCCGCCGGCCATGCTATTGGCAGCCGCCTGAACATTCCGGTCATTCACGGTGACTTGCTGCCGGGAGATAAAGTGAATTTTATCAAGGAATATCAGGCTGCCGGCGGCAAAGTGGCGATGATTGGCGACGGTATCAATGACGCGCCGGCTCTGGTCAAGGCCGACATTGGGATTGCCATGGGCTGCACCGGCACCGATATTGCCATCGAAGCGGCCGATATTGCGCTCTTGTCGGATGACTTGCGGAAAATACCGGAAGCCATTCAGGTAAGCCGGCGTGCCTATAAAACGATTGGGCAGAATATTATAGTGGCCAATCTGATCAATATAGTCGCTATCGGTTTTGCCGCCGTGGGCATATTGGGACCGGTGGCCGCCGCCATTGTCCATAATGCCGGTTCTATTCTGGTGGTGTTAAACTCGGCCCGCTTGCTGCGCTCGGCTGAAACGGCAAATGTAGCTTAA
- a CDS encoding ArsR/SmtB family transcription factor yields MKGKVADCGDNLCVEERRLAVIKDSMLDEEIFLDVADTFQVLSEPTRVKIVFVLAEAGELCVHHIATLLNMSPSAVSHQLRLLRNMRLVKTRKEAQHVYYSLSDGHIVQLFRQCLEHIEE; encoded by the coding sequence ATGAAAGGAAAAGTGGCTGACTGCGGTGATAATCTGTGCGTGGAAGAGCGGCGGTTAGCGGTGATAAAAGATAGCATGCTGGATGAAGAAATCTTCTTGGATGTGGCCGATACCTTTCAGGTGCTGAGCGAACCAACCCGGGTCAAAATTGTCTTTGTTTTGGCCGAAGCCGGAGAACTCTGTGTGCACCATATTGCCACACTGCTCAATATGTCCCCGTCGGCCGTATCCCATCAGTTGCGGCTGCTGCGGAATATGCGCCTGGTAAAAACCCGCAAGGAGGCGCAGCACGTATATTATTCCCTGAGCGACGGCCATATTGTGCAACTGTTTCGTCAATGCCTTGAACATATTGAAGAGTGA
- the dnaB gene encoding replicative DNA helicase yields the protein MIDRVPPQNVEAEQSVLGAMLIEREAISKVAEFLRKEDFYREAHRLIFNAMLQLFNKNDAVDLITVTEYLRKEEKLEGAGGISYITSLANAVPTAANVLYHARIIEEKALLRQLINSATEIAGMGYEATEEVATILDEAEKKILGVSNRKVGQDFTPIKSIIFGAIDKIEQLYESKGGITGLATGFKDLDQLTSGLQPSDLILIAARPSMGKTAFVLNIAQHIAIREKQPVAFFSLEMSKEQLVQRMLCAEAPIDSQRVRIGQLEDKDWPKLIKAADRLSSSPVFIDDTPGISVVELRAKARRLKIEHGLKLIIIDYLQLMQGGNSGRSGENRQQEISEISRSLKSLARELNVPVIALSQLSRSVESRQVKKPMLSDLRESGSLEQDADIVSFLYREDYYNPDTEKKNITEVIIAKHRNGPVDTVQLFFHKQFTKFDNLTRMEGPP from the coding sequence TTGATAGATAGAGTACCACCGCAAAATGTGGAAGCCGAGCAGTCGGTGCTGGGCGCCATGCTGATCGAACGGGAGGCCATCTCCAAAGTGGCCGAGTTTTTGCGCAAAGAGGATTTTTACCGTGAGGCGCACCGGCTGATTTTCAATGCCATGTTGCAGCTTTTTAACAAAAACGACGCGGTAGATTTGATTACCGTAACTGAATATTTACGCAAGGAAGAAAAACTGGAGGGTGCCGGTGGTATCTCCTACATCACTTCGCTGGCCAATGCCGTACCAACGGCGGCCAATGTGCTGTATCACGCCCGGATTATTGAGGAAAAGGCGCTGCTGCGGCAACTCATTAATTCGGCCACTGAGATTGCCGGCATGGGCTATGAGGCAACCGAGGAAGTGGCCACCATCCTGGATGAGGCCGAGAAGAAAATCCTGGGTGTTTCCAACCGCAAGGTCGGCCAGGATTTTACCCCGATCAAAAGCATTATCTTTGGTGCCATCGACAAAATTGAACAGCTCTATGAATCCAAGGGCGGCATCACCGGACTGGCCACAGGCTTTAAGGATTTGGATCAACTGACCTCGGGGCTGCAGCCTTCGGATCTGATCCTGATTGCGGCCCGCCCCAGTATGGGGAAAACTGCCTTTGTGTTGAATATCGCCCAGCATATTGCGATTCGGGAAAAACAGCCGGTGGCCTTTTTCAGTCTGGAAATGTCCAAGGAGCAGCTGGTGCAGCGTATGCTGTGCGCCGAGGCTCCCATCGACTCGCAGCGGGTGCGTATTGGCCAGTTGGAGGATAAGGACTGGCCCAAGCTGATCAAGGCGGCAGACCGGCTGTCGTCTTCACCTGTCTTCATTGACGATACGCCGGGCATCAGTGTAGTGGAGTTGCGCGCCAAAGCCCGGCGGCTGAAAATTGAACATGGACTGAAGCTGATCATCATCGACTATCTGCAGCTCATGCAAGGTGGCAACAGCGGTCGCAGCGGTGAGAATCGCCAGCAGGAAATCTCGGAAATTTCCCGCTCGCTGAAATCGCTGGCCCGTGAACTCAATGTGCCGGTTATCGCGCTCTCGCAGCTTAGCCGCAGCGTCGAGTCCCGTCAGGTGAAAAAACCGATGCTAAGCGATCTGCGGGAATCGGGCTCGCTGGAGCAGGATGCCGATATCGTCTCCTTCCTGTACCGGGAAGACTATTATAATCCCGATACGGAGAAGAAGAATATTACCGAAGTCATCATTGCCAAGCACCGCAACGGTCCGGTGGATACAGTCCAGCTCTTTTTCCATAAGCAATTTACTAAATTTGATAATCTGACCCGCATGGAAGGACCACCATAA